DNA from Pirellulales bacterium:
CGCGAGATGCCATTGCTCCGACGAACATGCCGGGGGTGGCCAATGGGCGCTAGTAGCCCCGAGCCGGCGCCGCTGCTGTTGATTGCCGGCCAAGGCGGTGTGCCATGAGTAGCATCCCGGTGGCTAAGCCAGCGGAGAGCACGCCCGCGCTTGCCCTGCCCGCTGCTGGCGTGGCCCGATTCCTCAACGTCAGCGAGCGGCATCTCTGGGCGCTCAACTCCAGCGGCCGGCTGCCGAAGCCGATCCGGCTCGGCCGGGCGGTGCGCTGGAGCGTCGAAGAGTTGCGGGCCTGGCTGGCGGCCGGCTCGCCCGAACGCTCGCGCTGGGAAGCCATACGCAAAGGCGGTGCCGCATGACGCCCGCCGACTCCCCGCAATGGATCCTGGCCAAAGCAGCCGGCGACCATGCCGAGCTGGCCGTGGCCGAGTGGTTCCGTGGCCGCGGCTGGGAACCGTTTCGCACGATTGCCCGGGCCGACTACGACTTGCTGTTGCAATGCGCGGTGGAAGTGAAGCACGACCGGCAGGCGGCCACGACCGGCAACGTGGCCATCG
Protein-coding regions in this window:
- a CDS encoding helix-turn-helix domain-containing protein encodes the protein MSSIPVAKPAESTPALALPAAGVARFLNVSERHLWALNSSGRLPKPIRLGRAVRWSVEELRAWLAAGSPERSRWEAIRKGGAA